The Bubalus kerabau isolate K-KA32 ecotype Philippines breed swamp buffalo chromosome 16, PCC_UOA_SB_1v2, whole genome shotgun sequence genome includes a region encoding these proteins:
- the LIMK2 gene encoding LIM domain kinase 2 isoform X2 has translation MGSYLSVQAYFTSRDPFRCSECQDSLTNWYYEKDGKLYCHKDYWGKFGEFCHGCSLLMTGPVMVAGEFKYHPECFACMSCKVIIEDGDAYALVQHATLYCGKCHNEVVLAPMFERLSTESVQDQLPYSVTHISMPATTEGRRGFSVSVESACSNYATTVQVREVNRMHISPNNRNAIHPGDRILEINGAPVHTLRVEEVEDAISQTSQTLQLLIEHDPVSQRVDQLRLDARLSPCAQNDRHTHTLSPLDTKENLEGTLRRRSLRRSNSISKSPGPSSPKEPLLLSRDISRSESLRCSSSCSQQIFRPCDLIHGEVLGKGFFGQAIKVTHKATGKVMVMKELIRCDEETQKTFLTEVKVMRSLDHPNVLKFIGVLYKDKKLNLLTEYIEGGTLKDFLRSVDPFPWQQKVRFAKGIASGMAYLHSMCIIHRDLNSHNCLIKLDKTVVVADFGLSRLIVEERKKPPVEKATTKKRTLRKSDRRKRYTVVGNPYWMAPEMLNGKSYDETVDVFSFGIVLCEIIGQVYADPDCLPRTLDFGLNVKLFWEKFVPTNCPPAFFPLAAICCRLEPESRPAFSKLEDYFEALSLYLGELGIPLPTELEVLDHTVSMQYGLIRDSPS, from the exons GTGTTCTGAATGCCAGGATTCCCTCACCAACTGGTACTACGAGAAGGATGGGAAGCTGTACTGCCACAAGGACTACTGGGGGAAGTTTGGGGAGTTCTGCCACGGATGCTCTCTGCTGATGACGGGGCCCGTCATG GTGGCCGGGGAGTTCAAGTACCACCCAGAGTGCTTCGCCTGCATGAGCTGCAAGGTGATCATTGAGGATGGGGACGCATACGCCCTGGTGCAGCACGCCACTCTCTACTG TGGGAAGTGCCACAACGAGGTGGTACTGGCACCCATGTTTGAGAGGCTGTCCACGGAATCCGTCCAGGACCAGCTGCCCTACTCCGTCACACACATCTCCATGCCAGCCACCACCGAAGGCAGGCGGGGCTTCTCCGTGTCCGTGGAGAGTGCCTGCTCAAACTACGCCACCACCGTGCAAGTGAGAGA GGTCAACCGGATGCACATCAGTCCTAACAACCGCAACGCCATCCACCCTGGGGACCGCATCCTGGAGATCAATGGGGCCCCTGTGCACACGCTCCGCGTGGAGGAG GTGGAGGACGCCATTAGCCAGACGAGCCAGACGCTGCAGCTCCTGATTGAGCACGACCCCGTCTCCCAGCGCGTGGACCAGCTGCGGCTGGATGCACGGCTCTCTCCCTGCGCGCAGAATGACAGACACACGCACACCCTCAGCCCCCTGGACACCAAGGAGAACCTGGAGGGGACACTGaggagacgctccctgag ACGCAGTAACAGCATCTCCAAGTCCCCTGGCCCCAGCTCCCCCAAGGAGCCGCTCCTGCTCAGCCGTGACATCAGCCGCTCAGAGTCTCTGCGCTGCTCCAGTAGCTGCTCGCAGCAGATCTTCCGGCCCTGTGACCTGATCCACGGCGAGGTCCTGGGGAAGGGCTTCTTCGGGCAGGCCATCAAG GTGACGCACAAAGCCACGGGCAAGGTGATGGTCATGAAGGAGCTGATCCGCTGTGAcgaggagacacagaagactttTCTAACTGAA GTGAAGGTGATGCGCAGCCTGGACCACCCCAACGTGCTCAAGTTCATCGGCGTACTGTACAAGGACAAGAAGCTGAACCTGCTGACGGAGTACATCGAGGGGGGCACGCTGAAGGACTTCCTGCGTAGTGTG GACCCGTTCCCCTGGCAGCAGAAGGTCAGGTTTGCCAAAGGCATCGCCTCTGGAATG GCCTATTTGCATTCCATGTGTATCATCCACCGGGATCTGAACTCGCACAACTGCCTCATCAAGCTG GACAAGACCGTGGTGGTGGCTGACTTCGGGCTGTCACGGCTCATAGTCGAGGAGAGAAAGAAGCCCCCCGTGGAAAAGGCCACCACCAAGAAGCGCACCTTGCGCAAGAGCGACCGCAGGAAGCGCTACACGGTGGTGGGGAACCCCTACTGGATGGCCCCGGAGATGCTGAACG GAAAGAGCTACGACGAGACGGTGGATGTCTTCTCTTTTGGGATCGTCCTCTGTGAG ATAATTGGGCAGGTGTATGCAGATCCTGACTGCCTGCCCCGAACACTGGACTTCGGCCTCAACGTGAAGCTCTTCTGGGAGAAGTTTGTCCCCACAAACTGCCCCCCAGCCTTCTTCCCCCTGGCAGCCATCTGCTGCAGACTGGAGCCTGAGAGCAG ACCGGCATTCTCCAAACTGGAGGACTACTTTGAGGCACTGTCCCTGTACCTGGGGGAGCTGGGCatcccactgcccacagagctggaGGTGCTGGACCACACCGTGAGCATGCAGTACGGCCTGATCCGGGACTCGCCTTCCTAG
- the LIMK2 gene encoding LIM domain kinase 2 isoform X1 translates to MAAQEGEDAWRCQGCGDYVAPNQRLYRTVSEAWHTSCFRCSECQDSLTNWYYEKDGKLYCHKDYWGKFGEFCHGCSLLMTGPVMVAGEFKYHPECFACMSCKVIIEDGDAYALVQHATLYCGKCHNEVVLAPMFERLSTESVQDQLPYSVTHISMPATTEGRRGFSVSVESACSNYATTVQVREVNRMHISPNNRNAIHPGDRILEINGAPVHTLRVEEVEDAISQTSQTLQLLIEHDPVSQRVDQLRLDARLSPCAQNDRHTHTLSPLDTKENLEGTLRRRSLRRSNSISKSPGPSSPKEPLLLSRDISRSESLRCSSSCSQQIFRPCDLIHGEVLGKGFFGQAIKVTHKATGKVMVMKELIRCDEETQKTFLTEVKVMRSLDHPNVLKFIGVLYKDKKLNLLTEYIEGGTLKDFLRSVDPFPWQQKVRFAKGIASGMAYLHSMCIIHRDLNSHNCLIKLDKTVVVADFGLSRLIVEERKKPPVEKATTKKRTLRKSDRRKRYTVVGNPYWMAPEMLNGKSYDETVDVFSFGIVLCEIIGQVYADPDCLPRTLDFGLNVKLFWEKFVPTNCPPAFFPLAAICCRLEPESRPAFSKLEDYFEALSLYLGELGIPLPTELEVLDHTVSMQYGLIRDSPS, encoded by the exons GTGTTCTGAATGCCAGGATTCCCTCACCAACTGGTACTACGAGAAGGATGGGAAGCTGTACTGCCACAAGGACTACTGGGGGAAGTTTGGGGAGTTCTGCCACGGATGCTCTCTGCTGATGACGGGGCCCGTCATG GTGGCCGGGGAGTTCAAGTACCACCCAGAGTGCTTCGCCTGCATGAGCTGCAAGGTGATCATTGAGGATGGGGACGCATACGCCCTGGTGCAGCACGCCACTCTCTACTG TGGGAAGTGCCACAACGAGGTGGTACTGGCACCCATGTTTGAGAGGCTGTCCACGGAATCCGTCCAGGACCAGCTGCCCTACTCCGTCACACACATCTCCATGCCAGCCACCACCGAAGGCAGGCGGGGCTTCTCCGTGTCCGTGGAGAGTGCCTGCTCAAACTACGCCACCACCGTGCAAGTGAGAGA GGTCAACCGGATGCACATCAGTCCTAACAACCGCAACGCCATCCACCCTGGGGACCGCATCCTGGAGATCAATGGGGCCCCTGTGCACACGCTCCGCGTGGAGGAG GTGGAGGACGCCATTAGCCAGACGAGCCAGACGCTGCAGCTCCTGATTGAGCACGACCCCGTCTCCCAGCGCGTGGACCAGCTGCGGCTGGATGCACGGCTCTCTCCCTGCGCGCAGAATGACAGACACACGCACACCCTCAGCCCCCTGGACACCAAGGAGAACCTGGAGGGGACACTGaggagacgctccctgag ACGCAGTAACAGCATCTCCAAGTCCCCTGGCCCCAGCTCCCCCAAGGAGCCGCTCCTGCTCAGCCGTGACATCAGCCGCTCAGAGTCTCTGCGCTGCTCCAGTAGCTGCTCGCAGCAGATCTTCCGGCCCTGTGACCTGATCCACGGCGAGGTCCTGGGGAAGGGCTTCTTCGGGCAGGCCATCAAG GTGACGCACAAAGCCACGGGCAAGGTGATGGTCATGAAGGAGCTGATCCGCTGTGAcgaggagacacagaagactttTCTAACTGAA GTGAAGGTGATGCGCAGCCTGGACCACCCCAACGTGCTCAAGTTCATCGGCGTACTGTACAAGGACAAGAAGCTGAACCTGCTGACGGAGTACATCGAGGGGGGCACGCTGAAGGACTTCCTGCGTAGTGTG GACCCGTTCCCCTGGCAGCAGAAGGTCAGGTTTGCCAAAGGCATCGCCTCTGGAATG GCCTATTTGCATTCCATGTGTATCATCCACCGGGATCTGAACTCGCACAACTGCCTCATCAAGCTG GACAAGACCGTGGTGGTGGCTGACTTCGGGCTGTCACGGCTCATAGTCGAGGAGAGAAAGAAGCCCCCCGTGGAAAAGGCCACCACCAAGAAGCGCACCTTGCGCAAGAGCGACCGCAGGAAGCGCTACACGGTGGTGGGGAACCCCTACTGGATGGCCCCGGAGATGCTGAACG GAAAGAGCTACGACGAGACGGTGGATGTCTTCTCTTTTGGGATCGTCCTCTGTGAG ATAATTGGGCAGGTGTATGCAGATCCTGACTGCCTGCCCCGAACACTGGACTTCGGCCTCAACGTGAAGCTCTTCTGGGAGAAGTTTGTCCCCACAAACTGCCCCCCAGCCTTCTTCCCCCTGGCAGCCATCTGCTGCAGACTGGAGCCTGAGAGCAG ACCGGCATTCTCCAAACTGGAGGACTACTTTGAGGCACTGTCCCTGTACCTGGGGGAGCTGGGCatcccactgcccacagagctggaGGTGCTGGACCACACCGTGAGCATGCAGTACGGCCTGATCCGGGACTCGCCTTCCTAG
- the PIK3IP1 gene encoding phosphoinositide-3-kinase-interacting protein 1 has translation MKEVRMLLAWVRTILVSNMLLAEAYGSGGCFWDNGHLYRADQPSPAPGHSCLNWLDAQSGLAFASESGAGNHSYCRNPDQDPRGPWCYVSGEAGAPEKRPCEDLRCPDTTSQGLPTSTTETEEAAEVPGGDEVFAPANTLPARSEAAAVQPVIGISQRVRVNSKEKKDLGTLGYVLGITMMVIIVVTGAGIVLGYTYKRGKDLKAQHEQKVCERELQRITLPLSAFTNPTCEIVDEKTVVVHASQTPVDLQEGSAPLMGQAGTPGA, from the exons ATGAAGGAGGTGAGGATGCTGTTGGCCTGGGTGCGAACAATCCTCGTCAGCAACATGCTCCTGGCAGAAGCCTATGGATCTGGAG GCTGCTTCTGGGATAACGGCCACCTGTACCGGGCGGATCAGCCCTCCCCCGCGCCGGGCCACAGCTGCCTTAACTGGCTGGACGCGCAGAGCGGCCTGGCATTTGCCTCAGAGTCGG GCGCCGGCAACCACAGCTACTGCCGGAACCCGGACCAGGACCCACGCGGGCCCTGGTGCTACGTCAGCGGCGAGGCTGGAGCTCCCGAGAAGCGACCTTGCGAGGACCTGCGCTGCCCAG ATACCACTTCCCAGGGCCTGCCAACCTCCACAACAGAAACTGAGGAGGCTGCTGAAGTGCCAGGGGGAGATGAGGTGTTTGCTCCTGCCAACACCCTGCCTGCCCGGAGCGAGGCTGCAGCTGTGCAGCCAGTGATTGGGATCAGCCAACGGGTGCGGGTGAACTCCAAGGAGAAGAAGGACCTGGGAACACTGG GCTACGTGCTGGGCATCACCATGATGGTGATCATCGTCGTCACTGGAGCTGGAATTGTCCTTGGCTACACCTACAAGAG GGGCAAGGACCTGAAAGCCCAGCACGAGCAGAAAGTGTGCGAGCGGGAGCTGCAGCGGATCACCCTGCCCTTGTCTGCCTTCACCAACCCCACCTGCGAGATCGTGGATGAGAAGACCGTTGTGGTCCACGCCAGCCAGACTCCAGTCGACCTTCAGGAGGGCAGTGCCCCCCTCATGGGCCAGGCGGGCACTCCAGGCGCCTGA